A region of Saccharococcus thermophilus DNA encodes the following proteins:
- the rimP gene encoding ribosome maturation factor RimP, which produces MSKKVTEIVEELVTPILADMNLELVDIEYVKEGKNWFLRVFIDSEHGIDIEQCGIVSEKLSEKLDKIDPIPHNYFLEVSSPGAERPLKNAKDFTRAIGKNVYIKTYEPIEGEKEFEGELTDFDGTTVSIMVKDRTRKKIVNIPYEKVANARLAVIFF; this is translated from the coding sequence ATGAGCAAAAAAGTGACAGAGATCGTTGAAGAGCTAGTCACGCCAATTCTTGCCGACATGAATTTGGAACTAGTGGATATCGAGTATGTAAAAGAAGGGAAAAATTGGTTTTTACGCGTCTTCATTGACTCCGAGCACGGTATCGATATCGAACAATGCGGCATCGTAAGCGAAAAACTGAGTGAAAAATTAGATAAAATCGATCCGATTCCGCATAACTATTTCCTTGAAGTTTCTTCGCCTGGGGCGGAACGGCCGTTAAAAAACGCGAAAGATTTTACGAGAGCGATCGGAAAAAATGTGTATATTAAAACGTATGAACCGATTGAAGGAGAAAAAGAGTTTGAGGGCGAACTAACCGATTTTGACGGAACTACCGTATCGATTATGGTAAAAGACAGAACTCGCAAAAAAATTGTCAACATTCCGTATGAAAAAGTGGCGAACGCTAGACTTGCTGTTATCTTTTTTTAA
- the nusA gene encoding transcription termination factor NusA has translation MNTQLLDALADIIREKGISKEVVMEAIEAAIISAYKRNFGQAQNVRVDLNMETGTIRVFARKDVVEEVQDPRLEVSLEEAQRINPNYQVGDVVEIEVTPKDFGRIAAQTAKQVVTQRVREAERSVIYAEFLDREEDIMTGIVQRVDPRFVYVSLGKTEALLPASEQMPNETYKPHDRIKVYITKVEKTTKGPQIFVSRTHPGLLKRLFELEVPEIYDGTVEIKSIAREAGDRSKISVHSDNPEVDPVGACVGPKGQRVQAIVEELHGEKIDIVRWSADPVEFVANALSPAKVLRVIVNEAQKATTVIVPDYQLSLAIGKRGQNARLAAKLTNWKIDIKSESEALEMGIDPYAQSTLLDSEEAPVNNEDDGNQSFDLQEEIE, from the coding sequence ATGAATACGCAATTACTCGATGCCTTAGCGGATATTATCCGCGAAAAAGGCATTAGCAAAGAAGTCGTAATGGAAGCGATTGAAGCGGCGATTATTTCCGCTTATAAGCGCAATTTCGGGCAAGCACAAAACGTGCGGGTTGACTTAAATATGGAAACAGGAACGATCCGTGTGTTTGCCCGCAAAGATGTCGTCGAAGAAGTCCAAGATCCGCGTCTGGAGGTTTCTTTAGAGGAGGCGCAGCGGATCAACCCGAATTATCAAGTCGGTGATGTGGTGGAGATAGAAGTGACGCCGAAAGATTTTGGCCGTATCGCGGCGCAAACGGCGAAGCAAGTCGTTACCCAGCGCGTGCGCGAAGCGGAACGAAGCGTCATTTACGCCGAATTTCTCGACCGCGAAGAAGACATTATGACCGGGATTGTCCAGCGTGTTGATCCTCGTTTTGTTTACGTCAGCCTTGGAAAAACGGAGGCATTGCTGCCGGCGAGCGAGCAAATGCCGAATGAAACGTACAAACCGCATGATCGCATCAAAGTGTATATTACAAAAGTGGAAAAAACGACAAAAGGACCGCAAATTTTTGTGTCGCGCACCCATCCTGGACTGCTCAAGCGCCTTTTTGAATTGGAAGTGCCGGAAATTTACGATGGAACGGTGGAAATTAAATCGATTGCCCGCGAAGCGGGAGACCGCTCGAAAATTTCTGTTCATTCCGACAACCCGGAAGTAGATCCGGTCGGGGCGTGTGTCGGCCCAAAAGGGCAACGCGTGCAAGCCATTGTCGAAGAGCTGCATGGAGAAAAAATTGATATCGTCCGCTGGTCGGCCGATCCAGTCGAATTTGTCGCCAACGCATTGAGCCCGGCAAAAGTGCTGCGTGTCATCGTCAACGAAGCACAAAAAGCGACGACGGTGATCGTACCGGATTATCAGCTGTCATTAGCGATCGGCAAGCGTGGGCAAAACGCACGGCTGGCGGCGAAGCTGACGAACTGGAAAATCGATATTAAAAGCGAATCGGAAGCGCTCGAGATGGGAATTGATCCATATGCGCAATCCACTTTGCTTGATTCGGAAGAGGCGCCGGTCAATAATGAAGATGATGGCAACCAATCATTCGATTTACAAGAGGAAATCGAGTGA
- the rnpM gene encoding RNase P modulator RnpM, translating into MASQKKIPLRKCVVTGEMKPKKEMVRIVRSKDGEVSIDPTGKKAGRGAYITLDKECILLAKKKNILAHHLKADIADTLYDELLQLAEKETKAENGQ; encoded by the coding sequence GTGGCAAGCCAAAAGAAAATTCCGTTGCGCAAATGTGTTGTGACCGGGGAGATGAAGCCAAAAAAAGAAATGGTGCGCATCGTCCGTTCGAAAGATGGGGAAGTTTCCATCGATCCGACCGGGAAAAAGGCAGGGCGAGGTGCGTACATTACGCTAGATAAAGAGTGCATTTTGTTGGCGAAAAAGAAAAATATTTTAGCCCATCATTTAAAAGCGGACATTGCCGATACGCTCTATGATGAGCTGCTTCAGCTAGCGGAAAAGGAGACAAAAGCCGAAAATGGGCAATGA
- a CDS encoding YlxQ family RNA-binding protein, protein MGNERWASLLGLANRAGKVISGEELTVKEVRSGKAKLVLLAEDASENTAKKITDKCSSYGVPLRKVSDRYTLGHAIGKDARVVVAVMDEGFANKLRTMLDGSLWG, encoded by the coding sequence ATGGGCAATGAACGCTGGGCATCGTTACTAGGACTAGCGAATCGAGCAGGAAAAGTCATTTCGGGCGAGGAGCTAACGGTCAAGGAAGTTCGTAGCGGCAAGGCGAAACTCGTCCTCTTGGCGGAAGATGCGTCGGAGAATACGGCCAAAAAAATTACGGATAAATGCTCTTCCTATGGTGTTCCGCTCCGGAAAGTTTCAGACCGTTATACGCTCGGGCATGCGATTGGCAAAGACGCCCGTGTTGTTGTCGCCGTTATGGACGAAGGGTTTGCAAACAAACTCCGAACAATGCTCGATGGATCTTTATGGGGGTGA
- the infB gene encoding translation initiation factor IF-2, whose product MSKMRVYEYAKKNNVPSKDVIHKLKEMNIEVTNHMSTLEPEVVEKLDHTYNKKNEHPQASAPKEKRPAPVKAKSYVDDFDDEEEVVKAKVPKKKGANKKKEGKKHDLQLQQAEKKIFHQQQKKNKGKVKAKVHQPQPAQQEQPAKKEKELPKKITFEGSLTVAELAKKLGREPSEIIKKLFMLGVMATINQDLDKDAIELICSDYGVEVEEKVVIDETNFESIEIVDDPEDLVERPPVVTIMGHVDHGKTTLLDSIRHSKVTEQEAGGITQHIGAYQVTVNGKKITFLDTPGHEAFTTMRARGAQVTDIVVLVVAADDGVMPQTVEAINHAKAANVPIIVAINKIDKPDANPDRVMQELMEYNLVPEEWGGDTIYCKLSAKTGEGIDNLLEMILLVSEMEELKANPNRRATGTVIEAKLDKGRGPVATLLVQAGTLHVGDPIVVGCTYGRVRAMVNDTGRRVKEAGPSTPVEITGLHEVPQAGDRFMVFEDEKKARQIGEARAQKQLMEQRSVKTRVSLDDLFEQIKQGEMKELNIIVKADVQGSVEALVNALQKIDVEGVRVKIIHAAVGAITESDILLATTSNAIVIGFNVRPDANAKRVAESEKVDIRLHRIIYKVIEEIEAAMKGMLDPEYEEKVIGQAEVRQTFKVSKVGTIAGCYVTDGKITRDSKVRLIRQGIVVYEGEIDSLKRFKDDVKEVMQGYECGLTIKNFNDIKEGDVIEAYIMQEVKRQ is encoded by the coding sequence ATGTCTAAAATGCGTGTATATGAGTACGCGAAAAAAAATAATGTGCCAAGTAAAGATGTGATTCATAAATTGAAAGAAATGAATATTGAAGTAACCAATCATATGTCGACATTAGAGCCGGAAGTGGTGGAGAAACTGGACCATACGTACAATAAAAAAAATGAACATCCGCAAGCTTCTGCTCCGAAGGAAAAACGTCCGGCTCCGGTAAAAGCAAAAAGTTATGTCGATGATTTTGATGATGAAGAGGAAGTAGTCAAAGCAAAAGTTCCAAAGAAAAAAGGCGCAAACAAAAAGAAAGAAGGAAAAAAACACGATTTGCAGCTACAACAAGCAGAAAAGAAAATTTTCCATCAGCAGCAGAAGAAAAATAAAGGCAAAGTAAAAGCGAAAGTCCATCAGCCACAGCCAGCGCAACAAGAACAGCCGGCGAAAAAAGAAAAAGAGCTTCCGAAAAAAATTACCTTTGAAGGGTCGCTGACCGTTGCCGAGCTGGCGAAAAAGCTTGGTCGCGAGCCATCGGAAATTATTAAAAAGCTATTTATGCTCGGCGTGATGGCGACGATTAACCAAGATTTGGATAAAGATGCGATTGAACTTATTTGTTCCGATTACGGAGTCGAAGTAGAAGAGAAAGTAGTCATTGATGAAACGAATTTTGAATCGATTGAAATTGTTGACGACCCTGAAGATTTAGTGGAGCGGCCGCCGGTCGTCACGATTATGGGCCACGTCGACCATGGAAAAACGACGCTGCTTGATTCCATCCGCCATTCGAAAGTGACGGAGCAAGAAGCAGGTGGCATTACGCAGCATATCGGTGCTTATCAAGTTACGGTCAACGGCAAAAAAATTACGTTTCTTGATACCCCGGGACATGAAGCGTTTACGACGATGCGGGCAAGAGGTGCGCAAGTAACGGACATCGTCGTGCTTGTCGTCGCTGCTGATGACGGCGTGATGCCGCAAACGGTAGAAGCGATTAACCATGCGAAAGCGGCTAATGTTCCTATTATTGTGGCCATTAACAAAATTGACAAGCCGGATGCCAATCCAGACCGCGTGATGCAGGAACTAATGGAGTATAATCTTGTCCCAGAAGAATGGGGCGGCGATACGATCTACTGCAAACTGTCGGCCAAAACAGGGGAAGGAATCGACAATTTATTAGAAATGATCTTGCTTGTCAGTGAAATGGAAGAACTAAAAGCAAATCCAAATCGCCGTGCCACAGGAACGGTCATTGAAGCGAAACTTGATAAAGGCCGCGGTCCAGTGGCGACGCTGCTGGTTCAAGCGGGAACATTGCACGTCGGCGACCCGATTGTAGTCGGTTGCACTTACGGACGCGTGCGGGCAATGGTCAACGATACAGGACGGCGTGTGAAAGAAGCCGGCCCTTCTACCCCTGTCGAAATCACCGGCCTTCACGAAGTGCCGCAGGCTGGAGACCGCTTCATGGTATTTGAGGATGAGAAAAAAGCGCGGCAAATCGGGGAAGCGCGCGCACAAAAACAATTGATGGAGCAACGCAGCGTCAAAACGCGCGTCAGCCTTGATGATTTGTTTGAACAAATTAAGCAAGGAGAAATGAAAGAATTAAACATCATTGTCAAAGCGGATGTGCAAGGATCGGTAGAAGCGCTTGTCAACGCGTTGCAAAAAATCGATGTCGAGGGAGTGCGCGTCAAAATTATCCATGCTGCTGTTGGCGCGATTACCGAATCGGATATTCTTTTAGCAACGACCTCAAACGCCATTGTCATCGGCTTTAACGTCCGTCCGGACGCCAATGCGAAACGCGTCGCCGAATCCGAAAAAGTCGACATTCGCCTGCATCGCATCATCTATAAGGTCATTGAAGAAATTGAAGCGGCGATGAAAGGAATGCTCGATCCAGAATACGAAGAAAAAGTCATCGGCCAAGCCGAAGTCCGGCAAACGTTTAAAGTATCGAAAGTCGGAACGATTGCCGGCTGCTATGTAACCGATGGAAAAATTACGCGCGACAGCAAAGTGCGTCTTATCCGCCAAGGCATTGTCGTTTACGAAGGAGAAATCGATTCCTTGAAGCGCTTTAAAGATGATGTCAAAGAAGTGATGCAAGGATATGAATGCGGTTTGACGATTAAAAACTTCAACGATATTAAAGAAGGAGACGTTATTGAGGCCTACATTATGCAGGAAGTGAAAAGACAGTGA
- a CDS encoding DUF503 family protein: protein MIGFVACECIIYDAQSLKEKRAVLQRIMTRLKQKYNISVAEIDHQNVWQRTKLGMVAITSNRATTERELQRALALIDSFPELERTVTTFEWF, encoded by the coding sequence GTGATCGGCTTTGTCGCCTGTGAATGCATCATTTATGATGCACAGTCGTTAAAAGAAAAGCGGGCCGTCCTGCAACGAATAATGACACGCTTAAAACAAAAATATAATATATCTGTGGCCGAAATCGATCACCAAAACGTCTGGCAGCGGACAAAGCTCGGAATGGTCGCGATTACGTCGAACCGGGCGACAACCGAGCGCGAGCTGCAGCGGGCGCTTGCTTTGATCGACTCCTTTCCAGAATTGGAAAGGACGGTCACAACATTTGAGTGGTTTTAA
- the rbfA gene encoding 30S ribosome-binding factor RbfA: protein MNLRATRVGEQMKKELSDIIGRKLKDPRIGFVTVTDVRVTGDLQQAKVYISVLGDEEQRQNTLKGLEKAKGFIRSEIGQRIRLRKTPEIFFEIDESIEYGNRIEQLIRQISTEQEDEKKENANKEE from the coding sequence ATGAATTTACGGGCTACTCGTGTTGGCGAACAGATGAAAAAGGAATTAAGCGATATTATTGGCCGCAAATTAAAAGACCCGCGCATTGGCTTTGTCACAGTTACCGATGTGCGTGTCACCGGCGACTTGCAACAAGCGAAAGTATATATCAGCGTGTTAGGCGATGAGGAACAGCGGCAAAACACGCTGAAAGGATTGGAAAAAGCAAAAGGGTTTATCCGCTCAGAAATCGGCCAGCGGATTCGCTTGCGGAAAACGCCGGAAATATTTTTTGAAATCGATGAATCGATCGAATATGGCAACCGTATTGAACAATTAATCCGGCAAATTTCCACCGAACAAGAAGACGAGAAAAAAGAAAATGCCAACAAAGAGGAATAA
- the truB gene encoding tRNA pseudouridine(55) synthase TruB: MDGVLLLDKPVGMTSHDCVARIRRLLKIKKVGHTGTLDPNVSGVLPICIGKATRIAEFLTGATKTYEGEVTLGIATTTEDSSGEIIAAQKVDRVISRSEIEAVFRQLTGEIAQTPPMYSAVKVKGKKLYEYARAGVEIERPTRIVTIHELTLLDEKDEFSGNTVSFRFRVTCSKGTYIRTLAVMIGERLGYPAHMSDLVRTAAGPFSLQDCVTFAQIEQSLECGGLQSLLLPIEKALFHLPKYEINDKVAEKVKNGALLPLPSFLRSLEGPVLMVTKEREALALYIKHPTKPHLMKPLKVLC; the protein is encoded by the coding sequence ATGGACGGAGTATTATTATTAGACAAACCTGTGGGAATGACTTCACATGATTGTGTCGCGCGGATTCGCCGCCTGTTGAAAATCAAAAAAGTTGGCCATACGGGGACGCTTGATCCAAACGTATCGGGAGTATTGCCGATTTGCATTGGCAAAGCGACGCGCATCGCCGAATTTTTGACAGGGGCGACGAAAACGTATGAAGGTGAGGTAACGCTTGGAATCGCCACGACAACCGAAGACAGCAGCGGAGAAATAATTGCTGCACAAAAAGTAGACCGGGTGATTTCCCGCAGCGAAATTGAAGCGGTATTCCGGCAGCTGACGGGAGAAATTGCGCAAACGCCGCCAATGTATTCCGCTGTTAAAGTGAAAGGAAAAAAACTATACGAATATGCGCGCGCCGGCGTGGAAATCGAACGGCCGACCCGCATCGTGACGATCCATGAACTGACATTGCTCGACGAAAAAGACGAATTTAGCGGAAACACGGTTTCGTTCCGTTTTCGCGTCACTTGCAGCAAAGGCACCTATATCCGCACGTTAGCGGTGATGATTGGCGAACGGCTTGGTTACCCGGCGCATATGTCCGATCTTGTCCGCACAGCGGCTGGGCCGTTTTCGTTACAGGACTGCGTCACATTTGCGCAAATTGAACAGAGCCTTGAGTGCGGGGGGCTGCAGTCGCTTTTGCTGCCGATTGAAAAAGCGCTTTTTCATTTGCCGAAGTATGAAATAAATGATAAAGTAGCAGAGAAAGTAAAAAACGGGGCGCTATTGCCGCTTCCCTCATTTTTGCGCTCCCTAGAAGGGCCGGTATTAATGGTGACGAAGGAAAGAGAGGCGCTTGCCCTTTATATAAAGCATCCGACGAAGCCCCATTTGATGAAGCCGCTGAAAGTACTTTGCTGA
- the ribF gene encoding bifunctional riboflavin kinase/FAD synthetase: METLFISHPHHLQKEALPPTVMVLGYFDGIHLGHQEVIRTAVDIAAERGYKSAVMTFHPHPSVVLGKQKQHIRFITPLKKKEELVAALGVDYLYVVEFTPTFAQLLPEQFVDQYIIGFHVKHVVAGFDFTYGRFGKGTMETMPLHSRGHFTQTVIPKLTIDGEKISSTYVRNLLQNGKVEQLPRLLGRFYEIEGTVVGGERRGRTIGFPTANIALNDDYLLPALGVYAVRAKIGSDVFPGVCNVGYKPTFHSNREGLPNIEVHIFHFEKDIYGETVTVEWHRRLRSEQKFASVAELIAQIQRDKEETQRYFSSLNENTCILPEKEVF; the protein is encoded by the coding sequence ATGGAAACGTTATTTATTTCACATCCGCATCATTTGCAAAAAGAAGCGCTTCCCCCTACGGTGATGGTGCTTGGCTATTTTGACGGCATTCATCTAGGCCATCAGGAAGTAATAAGGACGGCGGTCGATATCGCGGCGGAAAGAGGATATAAAAGCGCAGTGATGACCTTTCATCCCCATCCTTCCGTCGTGCTCGGAAAGCAAAAACAGCACATTCGCTTCATTACGCCGTTAAAGAAAAAGGAAGAGCTCGTCGCCGCGCTTGGCGTCGATTATTTATATGTGGTTGAGTTTACGCCAACATTCGCCCAGCTGTTGCCGGAGCAGTTTGTCGATCAATATATCATCGGGTTTCATGTGAAACATGTCGTTGCTGGCTTCGATTTTACTTATGGCCGCTTCGGAAAAGGAACGATGGAAACGATGCCGCTTCATTCGCGCGGCCATTTTACGCAAACGGTGATTCCAAAGCTAACAATCGACGGGGAAAAAATAAGTTCTACATACGTGCGGAATTTGCTGCAAAACGGAAAAGTCGAGCAGCTGCCCCGCTTGCTTGGACGCTTTTATGAAATCGAGGGTACGGTTGTAGGTGGCGAACGCCGCGGAAGAACGATCGGATTTCCGACTGCTAATATCGCGCTAAACGATGATTATTTATTGCCGGCGCTTGGCGTATATGCGGTAAGAGCAAAAATTGGTTCCGACGTATTTCCGGGAGTATGCAATGTCGGCTATAAGCCAACGTTTCATTCGAATCGGGAAGGATTGCCGAATATTGAAGTGCATATTTTTCATTTTGAAAAAGATATTTACGGGGAAACGGTGACGGTCGAGTGGCATCGGCGTTTAAGGAGCGAACAAAAGTTTGCCAGCGTCGCTGAGTTGATTGCGCAAATTCAGCGCGATAAGGAAGAAACGCAAAGATATTTTAGCAGTCTCAACGAAAATACTTGCATTTTACCGGAAAAAGAGGTATTCTAA
- the rpsO gene encoding 30S ribosomal protein S15 — MALTQERKREIIEQFKIHENDTGSPEVQIAILTEQINNLNEHLRVHKKDHHSRRGLLKMVGKRRNLLTYLRNKDVTRYRELINKLGLRR, encoded by the coding sequence ATGGCATTAACCCAAGAGCGCAAACGCGAAATTATTGAGCAATTCAAAATCCACGAGAATGATACAGGTTCTCCGGAAGTGCAAATTGCTATCCTTACTGAGCAAATTAACAATTTGAATGAACATTTGCGTGTTCATAAAAAAGACCATCATTCACGTCGCGGATTGCTAAAAATGGTCGGGAAACGTCGCAATTTATTGACTTATTTGCGCAATAAAGACGTTACACGCTATCGTGAACTGATTAACAAACTTGGATTACGTCGATAA
- the pnp gene encoding polyribonucleotide nucleotidyltransferase — MEQEKRVFSIDWAGRPLVVEIGELAKQANGAVLVRYGDTVVLSTATASKEAKNVDFFPLTVNYEERLYAVGKIPGGFIKREGRPSEKAILASRLIDRPIRPLFAEGFRNEVQIVSMVMSVDQDCSSEMAALLGASLALTISDIPFEGPIAGVTVGRVDGEFVINPTVEQSEKSDIHLVVAGTKDAINMVEAGADEVPEEIMLEAIMFGHEEVKRLIAFQEEIAAQVGKEKMEVVLYELDPQLEAEIRQLAEADIKRAVQVPEKLARDAAIEEVKAGVIAKYEEQEADEETLKQVNEILHKLVKEEVRRLITEEKIRPDGRKVDEIRPLSSAVGVLPRTHGSGLFTRGQTQVLSVCTLGALGDVQILDGLGIEETKRFMHHYNFPPFSVGETGPMRGPGRREIGHGALGERALEPVVPSEKEFPYTIRLVSEVLESNGSTSQASICASTLAMMDAGVPIKAPVAGIAMGLVKSDDHYTILTDIQGIEDHLGDMDFKVAGTRKGVTALQMDIKIKGLTREILEEALLQARKGRMEILDHMMQTISEPRKELSKYAPKILTMQINPEKIREVIGPSGKQINKIIDETGVKIDIEQDGTIFISSVNEAMNQKAKQIIEDIVREVEVGQIYLGKVKRIEKFGAFVELFNGKDGLVHISELAEERVGKVEDVVSIGDEILVKVMEIDKQGRVNLSRKAVLREQQKEKRGKRPERHKMKP, encoded by the coding sequence ATGGAGCAAGAAAAACGTGTTTTTTCCATAGACTGGGCTGGGCGTCCGCTCGTGGTCGAAATCGGCGAGTTGGCCAAACAAGCAAACGGAGCGGTGCTAGTCCGATATGGTGACACCGTTGTATTAAGTACAGCAACAGCGTCAAAAGAAGCAAAAAACGTCGACTTTTTCCCGTTAACCGTTAACTATGAGGAGCGTCTTTATGCGGTCGGGAAAATTCCAGGAGGATTTATTAAGCGCGAAGGGCGTCCAAGCGAAAAGGCGATTTTGGCGAGCCGTTTGATCGACCGACCAATTCGTCCGCTCTTTGCCGAAGGATTTCGCAATGAAGTGCAAATCGTTTCGATGGTCATGAGCGTCGATCAAGACTGTTCATCGGAAATGGCGGCGCTACTTGGCGCTTCTCTTGCTTTAACGATTTCTGATATTCCGTTTGAAGGACCGATTGCCGGCGTTACGGTCGGCCGTGTTGATGGAGAGTTTGTCATTAACCCGACGGTCGAACAATCGGAAAAAAGCGATATTCATCTCGTTGTCGCCGGCACGAAAGATGCGATTAACATGGTAGAGGCCGGCGCTGATGAAGTGCCGGAAGAAATCATGTTAGAGGCGATTATGTTCGGGCATGAAGAAGTAAAACGGCTGATTGCTTTTCAAGAGGAAATCGCCGCTCAAGTCGGCAAAGAAAAAATGGAAGTCGTTTTATACGAGCTTGATCCGCAGCTTGAAGCGGAAATCCGGCAGCTTGCCGAAGCAGATATTAAACGGGCGGTACAAGTGCCGGAAAAATTAGCGCGCGATGCGGCGATTGAGGAAGTAAAAGCGGGCGTCATCGCAAAATACGAAGAACAAGAAGCGGACGAAGAAACGTTAAAACAAGTGAATGAAATTTTACATAAGTTAGTCAAAGAAGAAGTAAGACGGCTTATTACCGAAGAAAAAATCCGTCCGGATGGCCGCAAAGTGGATGAAATCCGTCCGCTCTCCTCGGCAGTCGGCGTTCTGCCGCGCACGCACGGTTCGGGCCTATTTACGCGCGGGCAAACGCAAGTGCTCAGCGTTTGTACGTTAGGGGCGCTTGGCGATGTGCAAATATTGGACGGGCTTGGCATTGAAGAAACGAAGCGGTTTATGCACCATTACAACTTCCCGCCGTTTTCCGTCGGCGAAACAGGGCCGATGCGCGGTCCGGGACGCCGGGAAATCGGGCATGGAGCGCTTGGCGAACGGGCGTTAGAACCGGTCGTTCCGTCGGAGAAAGAGTTTCCTTATACGATTCGCCTCGTGTCTGAAGTGCTCGAATCGAACGGCTCGACTTCACAAGCGAGCATTTGCGCAAGCACGCTGGCGATGATGGACGCTGGGGTGCCGATTAAAGCACCGGTAGCGGGAATTGCGATGGGATTGGTAAAAAGTGACGATCATTATACGATTTTAACGGACATCCAAGGAATCGAAGACCATCTTGGCGACATGGACTTTAAAGTAGCGGGTACGAGAAAAGGCGTTACCGCGCTGCAAATGGATATCAAAATTAAAGGCTTGACTCGTGAAATTTTAGAAGAGGCGCTGCTCCAAGCAAGAAAAGGCCGGATGGAAATTTTAGATCACATGATGCAAACGATCAGCGAGCCGCGCAAAGAGCTGTCCAAATATGCGCCAAAAATTTTAACGATGCAAATTAATCCGGAAAAAATTCGCGAAGTCATTGGGCCGAGCGGAAAGCAAATTAATAAAATTATTGACGAAACCGGCGTCAAAATCGATATTGAGCAAGACGGAACGATTTTCATCTCGTCTGTCAATGAGGCGATGAACCAAAAAGCGAAACAGATTATTGAAGATATTGTTCGCGAAGTCGAAGTCGGGCAAATTTATTTAGGCAAAGTGAAACGCATTGAGAAATTTGGCGCGTTTGTCGAGCTGTTCAATGGCAAAGACGGTCTTGTTCATATTTCCGAATTGGCGGAAGAGCGTGTCGGAAAGGTAGAAGACGTTGTGTCGATCGGCGATGAAATTTTAGTAAAAGTGATGGAAATTGATAAACAAGGACGTGTGAATTTATCAAGAAAGGCCGTTTTGCGAGAACAGCAAAAGGAAAAAAGAGGAAAGCGACCAGAGCGTCATAAAATGAAGCCTTAG